A single Epinephelus fuscoguttatus linkage group LG13, E.fuscoguttatus.final_Chr_v1 DNA region contains:
- the twist2 gene encoding twist-related protein 2: MEEGSSSPVSPVDSLVTSEEELDRQQKRFARKRRHSKKSSEDSSGSSPGPVKRGKKPSPSSNQSYEELQNQRVLANVRERQRTQSLNEAFASLRKIIPTLPSDKLSKIQTLKLASRYIDFLCQVLQSDEMDNKMSSCSYVAHERLSYAFSVWRMEGAWSMSASH, from the coding sequence ATGGAAGAGGGCTCCAGTTCTCCGGTCTCCCCTGTGGATAGTCTGGTGACCAGCGAGGAGGAGCTGGACAGACAGCAGAAACGCTTCGCGAGGAAGAGGAGACACAGCAAAAAGTCCAGCGAGgacagcagcggcagcagcccGGGGCCGGTGAAACGGGGGAAAAAGCCGAGTCCGAGCAGCAACCAGTCGTACGAGGAGCTGCAGAACCAGCGGGTCCTCGCCAACGTGCGGGAGAGGCAACGGACTCAGTCTCTGAACGAGGCCTTTGCGTCTTTGCGCAAAATCATCCCCACACTGCCGTCGGACAAACTCAGCAAGATACAGACGCTGAAGCTCGCCTCCAGATACATTGATTTTTTGTGTCAGGTGCTGCAGAGCGACGAGATGGACAACAAGATGTCCAGCTGCAGCTACGTTGCGCACGAAAGACTCAGTTACGCGTTCTCCGTGTGGAGGATGGAGGGAGCTTGGTCTATGTCAGCATCTCACTAG